In one window of Nitrospira sp. DNA:
- a CDS encoding MlaE family lipid ABC transporter permease subunit: protein MANQQQPAGVTWLEGRTLRCRGAWTMPDVAPVERALRGMAWPARNPLVFETSGIEAFDTGGAVVLYRALMDARRQGCEVSIEGLRPDYAQLMSLVSSHWAAMVAEVAPRSNGSERFRVSIRNRVAQGARALEFLGESATALVRLVASPGRMRWRSCLNSLRLDGVNALPITGLLTFLIGVVIAYQGAEQLRKFGTNIFIVDLVGISLLREIAPLIAAILIAGRSGSAYAAQIGTMKVTEELDALQTFGLSPIELLVLPRVLALVVALPLLTAYADVLGVFGGMLIASNQLNVSFTAFLSRFEEAVALRHMLIGLGKAPFFAVIIALVGCYQGFQIRGGVDDVGRHTTISVVQSIFLVIIFDAICSILLNWWDL from the coding sequence ATGGCTAACCAGCAGCAGCCGGCGGGTGTGACGTGGCTGGAGGGCCGGACGCTCCGTTGTCGGGGAGCCTGGACCATGCCCGATGTGGCGCCGGTTGAACGTGCGCTCAGAGGAATGGCTTGGCCCGCTCGAAACCCGCTGGTCTTTGAGACGAGCGGCATTGAGGCCTTCGATACCGGCGGGGCGGTCGTGTTGTATCGCGCATTGATGGACGCCAGGCGGCAGGGGTGCGAGGTCTCGATCGAAGGCCTGCGGCCTGATTATGCGCAGCTGATGAGTCTGGTGTCGTCCCATTGGGCCGCGATGGTGGCTGAGGTCGCCCCGCGGTCGAACGGGAGTGAACGGTTTCGGGTGTCGATCCGGAATCGTGTCGCCCAGGGCGCCCGGGCGCTGGAGTTTCTCGGGGAGAGTGCGACGGCGCTGGTGCGATTGGTGGCGTCGCCCGGTCGCATGCGTTGGCGCAGTTGCCTGAATAGCCTTCGACTGGACGGGGTCAATGCGTTGCCGATCACCGGACTGCTGACGTTTCTCATTGGTGTGGTGATTGCCTACCAGGGCGCCGAGCAGCTACGGAAGTTCGGAACGAATATTTTTATCGTGGATCTGGTGGGCATCTCGCTGTTGCGGGAAATCGCCCCGCTGATTGCCGCGATTCTGATCGCCGGGCGGTCCGGGTCGGCCTATGCGGCGCAGATCGGCACGATGAAGGTGACCGAGGAGCTGGATGCGCTGCAAACCTTCGGCCTGTCGCCGATCGAGCTGTTGGTGTTGCCGCGGGTCCTGGCATTGGTCGTGGCGCTGCCGCTTCTGACGGCCTATGCCGATGTGCTGGGTGTCTTCGGCGGCATGTTGATCGCGTCGAATCAGCTCAACGTGAGTTTCACCGCCTTTCTTTCGCGCTTTGAGGAGGCCGTGGCGCTACGACATATGCTCATCGGTCTCGGCAAGGCGCCCTTCTTTGCTGTCATCATCGCGCTGGTCGGCTGTTATCAGGGGTTCCAGATTCGCGGCGGGGTGGATGATGTGGGCCGGCATACGACGATCAGTGTGGTGCAAAGTATTTTTCTCGTCATCATCTTCGATGCGATTTGCAGCATCTTGCTCAACTGGTGGGACCTATAG
- a CDS encoding ATP-binding cassette domain-containing protein, producing the protein MSVAVQTETPVIEVSHVSTRFGTAVVHRDVSLTVVRGEVFAIAGGNGCGKSTLLREIIGLLTPTTGTIRLLGTDSRQLTHSNGSPLHRRFGVMFQHGALFSSMTLAENVAVPLREHTPLSAEAIRDIVALKIALVGLPPDSAIKFPSELSGGMRRRAALARAIVMDPELLFLDEPTAGLDPMIAAGFDDLVLELKRLLGLTVVMVTHDLDSLWRIADRVAVLGEGQVLGLGTMDALARSDDPVIRSYFHGPRGRAAHLNHSGTGLHRD; encoded by the coding sequence ATGTCTGTAGCTGTGCAAACTGAGACTCCCGTGATCGAGGTCAGCCATGTCTCCACGCGGTTCGGCACGGCGGTCGTGCATCGGGATGTGAGCCTTACGGTCGTGCGTGGCGAGGTGTTCGCCATTGCAGGCGGCAACGGTTGCGGAAAATCGACCTTGTTGCGGGAAATCATCGGATTGCTGACTCCGACGACGGGGACGATTCGTCTGTTGGGCACAGACAGTCGTCAACTGACACATTCGAACGGAAGCCCGCTGCATCGCCGGTTCGGCGTGATGTTCCAGCATGGCGCCCTGTTCAGTTCCATGACCCTGGCGGAAAACGTGGCGGTGCCGCTTCGTGAGCATACGCCGTTGAGCGCTGAAGCGATTCGGGATATCGTGGCGCTCAAAATCGCCCTGGTCGGATTGCCTCCGGACAGCGCGATCAAATTCCCGAGTGAGCTCAGCGGCGGGATGAGGAGACGCGCGGCGCTGGCCCGTGCGATCGTCATGGATCCGGAGCTGCTGTTTCTCGACGAACCGACGGCCGGACTCGACCCGATGATTGCCGCAGGATTCGACGATCTGGTCCTGGAGTTGAAACGATTGTTGGGTCTGACCGTCGTGATGGTGACGCACGATCTGGATTCGTTGTGGCGCATTGCAGATCGGGTGGCGGTCCTGGGCGAAGGGCAGGTGCTTGGGTTGGGAACGATGGACGCGCTGGCCCGTTCGGACGATCCGGTGATCCGGAGCTATTTCCACGGTCCCCGCGGGCGTGCGGCCCATCTGAATCATTCCGGAACGGGGCTGCACCGGGATTGA
- a CDS encoding polymer-forming cytoskeletal protein, whose amino-acid sequence MTTRIMMLLLLCMLPATAQADEPSSRAPWKERAVLRAGQVVQGDYFAFGPHVEISGIVNGDLYAAGGEVLIDGVVNGDVIVAGAKVILSGTVAQDARIAGAQVTVSGTIGRNATLGGADVHLTETAKVRDNLIAGGGHVQLAGSVGRDARVGAWKATLSNQIERDLIVAAGSVRLTSKAAVGGRLRYWGEAAPSIDEEATVRGPITQRPLPEGWSIERARQGLVGIRLMAAFIGFVSTLILGLVLLRVYPLFARRATAMIRERPTAALGWGTAALVATPVIALSFVVTLFALPIGLFLLALYGATVYLARVYAITYVGQMLIRRQDDSSSLAWPFVAGLVLYSVLSLIPVVGGLLTLLTVLFGLGALLVSKKELITALREQNQV is encoded by the coding sequence ATGACGACACGTATCATGATGTTGTTGCTCCTGTGCATGCTGCCTGCCACGGCTCAGGCCGATGAACCGTCGTCTCGCGCGCCGTGGAAGGAGCGGGCCGTGTTACGCGCGGGGCAGGTTGTGCAGGGGGACTATTTCGCCTTCGGCCCGCATGTGGAAATTTCCGGCATCGTCAACGGCGATCTCTATGCCGCCGGTGGTGAGGTGCTGATCGATGGAGTGGTCAACGGCGATGTGATCGTGGCGGGAGCCAAAGTGATCCTGTCCGGCACCGTGGCTCAGGATGCCAGAATTGCCGGTGCGCAGGTGACGGTGAGTGGAACCATCGGGAGGAATGCCACCCTCGGCGGCGCAGACGTGCATCTGACCGAGACGGCCAAGGTGCGGGACAACCTCATCGCCGGCGGAGGCCATGTGCAACTTGCCGGGTCTGTGGGTCGGGATGCGAGGGTCGGTGCCTGGAAGGCGACGCTTTCAAACCAGATTGAGCGAGATTTGATCGTGGCGGCGGGGTCGGTGCGTCTCACCTCGAAGGCCGCGGTCGGTGGCAGGCTGAGGTACTGGGGTGAAGCGGCCCCCTCCATCGATGAAGAGGCGACGGTTCGGGGCCCGATTACGCAACGGCCGTTGCCCGAAGGGTGGAGCATTGAACGGGCGCGCCAGGGGCTCGTCGGCATCCGGCTCATGGCTGCATTCATCGGATTCGTCTCGACGTTGATCTTGGGATTGGTGCTCTTACGGGTCTACCCGCTGTTTGCCAGGCGGGCCACCGCGATGATTCGTGAACGTCCGACAGCCGCTCTCGGTTGGGGCACGGCCGCTCTGGTCGCGACGCCGGTGATAGCGCTGAGTTTCGTTGTTACCTTGTTTGCGCTTCCGATCGGCTTGTTTCTGCTCGCCCTGTATGGCGCGACGGTCTATCTGGCGAGAGTCTACGCCATCACCTATGTGGGACAAATGCTGATTCGCCGGCAGGATGATTCGTCGTCGCTTGCCTGGCCCTTCGTGGCGGGGCTGGTCCTGTATTCGGTGCTGTCGCTCATTCCGGTGGTCGGAGGGCTGTTGACGTTGTTGACGGTGCTGTTCGGGCTGGGTGCGCTGCTGGTCAGTAAAAAAGAACTCATTACGGCGTTGCGCGAACAGAATCAGGTCTAA
- a CDS encoding MCE family protein — translation MEPKVNYILVGAFVVLLGATILGAIFWLGKTDYRGIYDRYYVYTRESVAGLSVDSTVKYRGVDVGRVKQVILNPENAEEVRVMLDIVVGTPIKTDTQAVLVTQGLTGLVTLNLTGGSREAPLLTSIAGQDYPVIKSVPSLFGRLDGTLAKLLSDQGLSTLVANLNGLAQNASSALDEDNRTALKQILKDLSEVTKVLAERSGQMDRGVQQAVQAADQSARMTEQLGKQLPALVERLSRSAAGLQQMTEDLSRTSRSVGEMVGASRPGIEQFSRQTLADTGLLVTELRQLTATLNRVAQQVERQPNVLVLGRSAQTKGPGE, via the coding sequence ATGGAACCGAAGGTCAACTATATCCTGGTCGGCGCGTTCGTCGTCCTGCTGGGCGCCACGATCCTCGGTGCGATTTTCTGGTTGGGTAAAACCGATTATCGCGGGATCTACGATCGGTATTATGTCTATACGCGTGAATCCGTCGCCGGACTCAGCGTCGATTCGACCGTGAAGTATCGCGGGGTGGATGTCGGGCGGGTGAAACAAGTCATTCTCAACCCTGAGAATGCCGAAGAGGTGCGAGTGATGCTGGACATCGTCGTCGGGACACCCATCAAGACCGATACGCAGGCTGTGCTGGTCACGCAAGGGCTCACGGGATTGGTCACGCTCAATTTGACCGGTGGTTCCCGGGAGGCGCCTCTCCTGACGTCGATTGCCGGGCAAGACTATCCGGTCATCAAGAGCGTGCCCTCGTTATTCGGTCGTCTGGACGGGACGCTGGCGAAACTGTTGTCGGATCAAGGCCTGTCGACCCTCGTGGCCAATCTGAACGGGCTCGCCCAAAATGCTTCTTCTGCGCTGGATGAAGACAATCGGACGGCCCTGAAGCAGATCCTGAAAGATCTGTCGGAGGTCACAAAAGTGCTGGCGGAGCGCAGCGGCCAGATGGACCGCGGAGTTCAGCAGGCGGTGCAGGCGGCCGATCAGTCGGCGCGTATGACGGAGCAACTCGGTAAACAGCTTCCCGCGCTGGTGGAGCGTCTGAGCAGGAGCGCGGCCGGATTGCAGCAGATGACGGAAGACTTATCGCGGACAAGCCGCTCGGTCGGAGAGATGGTCGGCGCCAGTCGGCCCGGCATCGAACAGTTTTCGCGGCAGACGCTGGCCGATACGGGGCTGCTCGTCACGGAGCTCCGGCAACTGACCGCCACCTTGAATCGTGTGGCGCAGCAGGTCGAACGGCAACCGAATGTGTTGGTCCTTGGCCGATCCGCTCAAACGAAGGGACCCGGCGAGTGA
- a CDS encoding glycosyltransferase family 39 protein has product MTCVGISDNGGSAEVLVEQMMNRDGADERPQSNTAIRRYVEIALLALVGGWAYFANLHLSLLEGSEGLYAGIAGEMGRRREFFDLTYHDVPYFNKPPLFFWLLNFSTSIWGDHEVALRLPGSLAAVGTIILTYVLGARLVSPTAGFWAALVVATSHVFLWYGRRVLFDSTLTFLVTLALFAWIQVQLLGRSSRWYLLAFISMALGAMLKEMHGFFLPLLVMALYAAIQRDTRMLKDRYFWAGLALAVAMIGTYAQMLGPGYQHHFRIGKAIESTWNTGFIGKTGPATDGHPLYWYLGMMWADFFPWCAVLPSALLLLRAQRPFRAHPTELLLLVWVLGLFTAFSLATLKREPYLTTIVPGIGLMIGYYYHRLFSSAEDSAAMTPLLRLLLGVLAVTFAAGMFFGAAPLRRRWLVSSPMVSPMFIVTIVSLAGVLLYAVVRSRLRLALGMVGALAIAYVVLVVNYVFPAIDQAASPRKAVEEIKTLALGTQPALFMYIPGWPKNEDALYYLKRDNVVPDLPSQDAVRDAVRTHGTIRVVTEEQHAAALQAQAGLVVGTLQEFRQPGRKHLFLLSVQEQTSAPVL; this is encoded by the coding sequence GTGACGTGCGTGGGCATATCGGACAACGGGGGGAGTGCTGAGGTGTTGGTCGAACAGATGATGAACCGGGACGGAGCGGATGAGCGGCCGCAGTCGAATACCGCCATTCGCCGGTACGTTGAAATTGCGCTGCTGGCGTTGGTCGGCGGGTGGGCCTATTTTGCCAATCTCCATCTGTCGTTATTGGAGGGGAGCGAAGGACTGTATGCCGGCATTGCGGGAGAAATGGGGCGCCGGCGTGAATTCTTCGACCTGACCTATCACGATGTGCCGTACTTCAATAAGCCACCGCTGTTTTTTTGGTTGCTCAACTTCTCGACATCGATATGGGGCGATCACGAAGTGGCCTTGCGTCTGCCCGGCTCGCTGGCTGCCGTGGGCACCATCATCCTAACCTATGTGCTTGGAGCCAGGCTGGTGTCTCCGACTGCGGGATTCTGGGCGGCGCTGGTCGTCGCCACCAGCCATGTATTTCTTTGGTACGGACGTCGCGTGCTGTTCGATTCGACCCTCACATTTCTGGTCACACTCGCCCTCTTCGCGTGGATTCAGGTGCAACTGCTGGGGCGAAGCTCACGCTGGTATCTGCTCGCCTTCATCAGCATGGCGCTCGGTGCGATGTTGAAAGAGATGCACGGGTTTTTTCTGCCGTTGCTCGTGATGGCGCTGTATGCCGCCATTCAGCGCGATACGCGGATGCTGAAAGACAGATACTTCTGGGCCGGTCTGGCCTTGGCTGTCGCGATGATAGGGACATACGCGCAGATGCTGGGGCCCGGGTATCAGCACCATTTTCGAATCGGCAAAGCCATCGAATCGACGTGGAATACCGGATTCATCGGCAAAACCGGCCCGGCCACCGACGGGCATCCCCTCTATTGGTATCTGGGAATGATGTGGGCCGACTTTTTCCCCTGGTGCGCGGTGCTTCCGTCGGCGCTCCTGTTGCTCCGGGCCCAACGCCCGTTTCGGGCTCATCCCACGGAGTTGCTCCTATTGGTTTGGGTGTTAGGCCTCTTTACGGCCTTCAGCCTGGCGACCCTCAAGCGGGAGCCCTATTTGACGACGATCGTGCCCGGTATCGGCTTGATGATCGGGTACTACTATCACCGGCTGTTTTCGTCGGCTGAGGACTCTGCTGCGATGACGCCCCTGCTCCGCCTGTTGCTGGGTGTATTGGCCGTGACGTTCGCCGCCGGGATGTTCTTCGGCGCAGCCCCGCTTCGCCGACGCTGGCTGGTGTCGTCCCCCATGGTGTCTCCGATGTTCATTGTAACGATCGTCTCATTGGCCGGCGTGCTCCTCTATGCCGTGGTCCGATCTCGATTACGTCTGGCACTCGGCATGGTCGGAGCCCTGGCGATAGCCTATGTGGTGCTGGTGGTGAACTACGTGTTTCCCGCGATCGATCAGGCCGCATCGCCCCGAAAGGCCGTGGAGGAAATCAAAACCCTGGCTCTGGGCACTCAGCCCGCCCTGTTCATGTATATCCCGGGGTGGCCGAAGAATGAAGATGCCCTGTATTATCTGAAGCGGGACAATGTGGTGCCGGATCTACCGAGTCAGGATGCGGTGCGTGATGCGGTGCGCACACATGGGACCATCCGGGTGGTGACTGAGGAGCAACATGCCGCTGCGCTGCAAGCACAAGCGGGGTTGGTCGTGGGAACGCTGCAGGAGTTTCGACAACCCGGCCGCAAACATCTATTCTTGCTTTCTGTGCAGGAACAGACCTCAGCTCCGGTGCTGTGA
- a CDS encoding efflux RND transporter permease subunit — protein sequence MLSAPPQSPAPLGVSGRLAALFVGSKLTPLIIIASLLLGLFAIVLTPREEEPQIVVPMADVWLSFPGASAKVVEEQLTKPIERKLSEIKTVEYVYSISRPGGALIIVRFYVGEPMEQSLVDLYDKLMSNQDLLPPGAQPFQVKPRDVNDVPIVTLTLSSERYTDFQLRQLGDQVLEDAKKVPGTAAGFVVGGRGRELRVQIDPSRLKAYGLTPLRVAGVIQGENLALPTGRFESRNESFLVETGRFIRSKEDLEGVVVGVNEQRPVYLRQVAEVTDGPTEATSYVWHGEGPGAAHDTVDVNGETNTPASHLVPFTSHENQAVTVAIAKQAGTNAVTIAQGVIRKIEELKGTLIPDDVRVTVTRDYGETADEKANELLWHLLIAVVAVVVFLGLTLGLRPALVVSIAIPLTLALTLFISMLIGYSINRVTLFALIFSIGILVDDAIVVVENTYRHLTLRIRPHREASLFAVDEVGNPTILATLTVIAALLPMAFVSGLMGPYMRPIPVNASIAMFVSLLVAFIVIPWFCQTCYRPGVHMAGVDHDSFEGSRSYRLYQRLLAPVLSHPVVAYLVLAVIALLLVGSVALFYTRAVVVKMLPFDNKSELQLVIDMPEGTTLEETARVTKALTQYVRTIPETRDYQAYVGTASPFNFNGLVRHYYLRDQPYEADIQINLVAKERRKTQSHDIAQRIRSAVQDIGRPFGANVKVLEVPPGPPVQSVLVAEIYGPDYERQRAIAREVRGLFETTAGVVDVDDYLEADQVKYVFSVDRAKAALAGIPSEEIVRTLRLALEGADIGLVHIPKENRPVQVRLRLPVIERTGLEHLGEISLRTTAGHMVPLSELIRVEQTVRDTAIYHKNQKPVVYVIADVGGVGPDKGESPVYGVMGIGKKLEQLVLPEGYALTQHYAVQPWSEQRFAMKWDGEWHITYETFRDMGIAFAAALLLIYLLIVAQFQSFLTPVVIMAPIPLTLIGILPGHWLTGSYFTATSMIGFIALAGIIVRNSILLVDFIQHQEAEGVSLLEAVIRAGAIRTRPILLTAAALMVGAFVIILDPIFQGLAVSLLFGVGASTVLTLVVIPVLYYLWIGGPPNSPAGLMPKPEHAELPQPVAGSQPR from the coding sequence ATGCTATCAGCTCCCCCACAGTCCCCGGCTCCCCTTGGAGTAAGCGGCCGCCTCGCGGCGCTCTTCGTCGGCAGCAAACTCACCCCATTGATCATCATCGCCAGTCTCCTGCTGGGGCTGTTTGCCATTGTTCTGACCCCGCGCGAAGAAGAGCCGCAGATCGTGGTGCCTATGGCCGACGTCTGGCTCTCGTTTCCCGGGGCCTCCGCGAAGGTGGTCGAAGAGCAGCTCACCAAGCCCATCGAGCGCAAGTTGTCAGAAATCAAGACCGTCGAATATGTCTACTCCATCTCCCGTCCCGGCGGGGCGTTGATCATCGTCCGCTTTTATGTCGGCGAACCGATGGAACAGAGTCTGGTGGATCTCTACGACAAATTGATGTCGAACCAGGATCTGCTGCCGCCGGGCGCACAACCGTTTCAAGTCAAACCGAGGGATGTGAACGATGTGCCGATCGTCACCCTGACCCTGTCCAGTGAAAGATATACGGATTTTCAGTTGCGGCAACTGGGCGATCAGGTCTTGGAAGATGCGAAGAAGGTCCCCGGCACTGCCGCTGGTTTCGTGGTGGGCGGTCGCGGCCGCGAGTTGCGTGTGCAGATCGATCCGTCACGCTTGAAGGCCTATGGCCTCACGCCGCTGCGGGTCGCCGGCGTCATTCAGGGCGAAAACCTCGCGTTGCCCACCGGCCGGTTCGAAAGCCGGAATGAAAGTTTTCTGGTGGAGACCGGCCGGTTCATCCGCTCGAAAGAGGATCTGGAGGGGGTCGTTGTCGGCGTCAACGAACAACGGCCGGTGTACCTTCGCCAGGTGGCCGAGGTGACCGATGGACCGACCGAAGCGACCAGTTATGTGTGGCATGGCGAGGGGCCCGGCGCTGCGCATGACACGGTAGACGTAAACGGTGAAACGAATACTCCCGCGTCTCACCTTGTACCGTTCACGTCTCACGAAAATCAGGCCGTCACCGTGGCGATTGCTAAACAGGCCGGCACCAACGCCGTGACGATTGCGCAGGGCGTCATTCGAAAAATCGAGGAACTCAAAGGAACCCTGATTCCCGACGATGTGCGGGTGACGGTCACGCGCGATTACGGAGAAACCGCCGATGAAAAAGCCAACGAGCTGCTCTGGCATCTCCTGATCGCCGTGGTCGCCGTCGTGGTGTTTCTCGGACTGACACTGGGGCTGCGTCCTGCACTCGTGGTCTCCATCGCCATTCCGCTCACGCTCGCCCTGACCCTGTTCATTTCCATGCTCATCGGCTACAGCATCAACCGCGTGACGCTGTTCGCGTTGATCTTTTCCATCGGCATACTCGTGGATGACGCCATCGTGGTGGTGGAGAACACCTACCGGCATCTCACGCTGCGGATTCGCCCGCACCGCGAAGCCTCGCTGTTTGCCGTCGACGAGGTCGGCAACCCGACGATTCTGGCCACCCTGACGGTGATTGCCGCGCTCCTGCCCATGGCGTTTGTTTCGGGCTTGATGGGGCCCTACATGCGGCCCATCCCGGTGAATGCGTCGATTGCCATGTTCGTGTCTCTGCTCGTCGCGTTCATTGTCATCCCCTGGTTCTGCCAGACCTGTTACCGGCCCGGTGTACACATGGCCGGGGTCGATCACGACTCGTTCGAGGGCAGCCGCAGTTATCGCCTGTATCAGCGGCTCCTGGCTCCGGTGTTGTCCCATCCGGTCGTGGCCTACCTGGTGTTGGCGGTCATTGCGCTCTTGCTGGTCGGGTCGGTTGCGCTGTTCTATACCCGGGCGGTGGTGGTGAAGATGCTACCGTTCGACAACAAGAGCGAGCTGCAGCTGGTGATCGATATGCCGGAGGGCACGACGCTTGAGGAAACGGCCCGGGTGACGAAGGCCTTGACGCAGTACGTGCGAACGATTCCGGAGACCCGCGATTACCAGGCCTATGTCGGCACGGCCTCGCCGTTCAATTTCAACGGACTGGTGCGGCACTACTATCTGCGCGACCAACCGTACGAGGCCGACATTCAAATCAATCTGGTCGCCAAAGAACGACGGAAGACGCAAAGTCATGACATCGCGCAACGGATTCGTTCCGCGGTGCAGGACATCGGGCGGCCCTTCGGAGCGAATGTGAAAGTGCTGGAGGTGCCACCCGGCCCGCCGGTGCAATCTGTGCTGGTGGCGGAGATCTATGGGCCCGACTACGAGCGGCAGAGGGCGATTGCGCGAGAGGTCCGCGGACTGTTCGAGACGACAGCCGGCGTCGTCGATGTCGATGACTACCTCGAAGCCGACCAGGTGAAGTATGTGTTCAGCGTGGATCGCGCGAAGGCGGCGCTGGCCGGGATTCCGTCGGAGGAAATCGTCCGGACGTTACGACTGGCATTGGAAGGCGCCGACATAGGACTGGTGCACATTCCCAAAGAGAATCGGCCGGTGCAGGTGCGACTACGCCTGCCGGTCATCGAACGGACCGGTTTGGAGCATCTCGGGGAGATTTCGTTGCGAACCACTGCCGGCCACATGGTGCCGTTGTCTGAGCTGATTCGAGTGGAACAGACCGTGCGGGATACAGCGATCTATCACAAGAACCAAAAGCCGGTCGTCTATGTGATTGCGGATGTCGGAGGAGTAGGCCCGGACAAAGGTGAGAGTCCGGTCTATGGTGTGATGGGCATCGGGAAGAAACTGGAGCAGCTGGTGTTGCCGGAAGGATATGCATTGACGCAGCACTATGCCGTGCAGCCCTGGTCGGAACAGCGGTTTGCGATGAAGTGGGACGGCGAATGGCACATCACCTATGAAACATTTCGCGATATGGGCATCGCCTTTGCGGCGGCGCTGCTGTTGATCTATTTGCTGATCGTGGCGCAGTTCCAATCGTTTCTCACGCCGGTCGTCATCATGGCGCCCATTCCGCTCACACTCATCGGCATTCTCCCCGGTCACTGGCTCACCGGCTCTTATTTCACGGCCACGTCGATGATCGGGTTTATCGCCCTCGCCGGTATCATCGTGCGCAATTCGATTCTGCTGGTCGATTTCATCCAACATCAGGAGGCGGAGGGGGTCTCGCTGTTGGAGGCCGTGATCCGCGCGGGCGCGATCCGCACGCGTCCCATTCTGTTGACGGCTGCGGCATTGATGGTCGGGGCGTTCGTGATTATTCTCGACCCGATTTTCCAAGGGTTGGCGGTCTCGCTGTTGTTCGGCGTCGGCGCCTCGACGGTTCTGACGCTGGTGGTCATTCCCGTGCTCTACTACCTGTGGATCGGCGGCCCTCCAAATTCGCCTGCCGGACTCATGCCGAAACCCGAGCACGCAGAGCTGCCGCAGCCGGTCGCGGGAAGCCAACCTCGATGA
- a CDS encoding TolC family protein, giving the protein MRRLWRRCVLVLVCSVFIVLPWISSPAAEPTPGPPELRLSLHEAIQAAIDNNANVRLLKERIVAAQSAASTSLGALLPNVSGFMSGSNQTVNLAAFGFPPDRLSGLGLQRPVTEPFDVYNARASLVQNLFSLSLIQRWRAAKTGVDVAGFEAEVTKRDVMATAGLLYMEASRAAAAVKARLADLELSQQLLKLAQDRKQAGVATGLDVTREEVQLENTRQRLLVAQNDHESAKLNLIRALGIDFNVTVTLTDELTLATVESQTPETALSVARENRAELKAQLTRQKLASLSLSSVTSERIPSLSLNGDYGWIGLKPDEALATRSVGLMLSVPIFDGGQREGRISESRSRVRQELIRMKDVSDQVTLEVRNALLTLDSSTQQVAVAEKGLSLAMKELTFARDRFAAGLATNIEITNAQTSVARARDNLIEALFRFNASRINLARAKGEIEQLF; this is encoded by the coding sequence GTGAGGCGGTTATGGAGACGCTGTGTATTGGTGCTGGTGTGTTCTGTCTTCATCGTCCTGCCATGGATTTCCAGCCCGGCGGCCGAGCCGACACCAGGGCCGCCCGAACTGCGATTGAGTTTGCACGAGGCGATTCAGGCAGCCATCGACAACAATGCGAATGTGCGGTTGTTGAAAGAGCGGATCGTGGCGGCCCAATCGGCGGCCAGCACCAGCCTGGGGGCACTATTGCCGAACGTATCCGGGTTCATGAGCGGGAGCAATCAAACCGTCAATCTCGCGGCCTTTGGATTTCCACCTGACAGATTGTCCGGTTTGGGGCTGCAGCGACCCGTGACCGAACCGTTCGATGTCTACAATGCACGGGCCAGTCTCGTGCAGAACCTATTCAGCCTGAGTCTGATTCAACGCTGGCGGGCGGCGAAAACCGGCGTCGATGTGGCGGGATTTGAAGCCGAAGTCACCAAGCGCGACGTGATGGCTACGGCGGGACTCTTGTATATGGAAGCCTCCCGGGCTGCAGCGGCGGTGAAGGCCCGGCTGGCGGATCTCGAACTTAGTCAACAACTGTTGAAACTGGCGCAGGATCGTAAGCAGGCGGGTGTCGCCACGGGGCTGGATGTCACGCGTGAAGAAGTGCAGCTGGAAAATACACGTCAGCGACTCCTTGTGGCCCAGAACGATCACGAGAGCGCGAAGCTGAACCTCATCCGTGCGTTGGGTATTGATTTTAACGTCACCGTCACCTTGACCGACGAGCTCACCCTCGCCACCGTCGAATCTCAAACTCCCGAAACGGCCCTGTCGGTAGCCCGCGAGAATCGCGCCGAACTGAAGGCGCAGCTCACACGCCAAAAGCTGGCGTCGCTCAGTCTCAGTTCCGTGACCAGTGAGCGGATTCCTTCTCTGTCCTTGAACGGCGACTACGGGTGGATCGGGCTCAAGCCGGATGAAGCCTTGGCGACGCGATCCGTCGGGCTGATGCTGTCGGTGCCCATCTTCGACGGCGGACAACGGGAGGGACGGATTTCAGAAAGCCGGAGTCGTGTGCGGCAGGAACTGATCCGTATGAAGGACGTCTCGGATCAGGTGACACTTGAAGTCCGAAATGCGCTGCTCACGCTCGACTCATCCACGCAGCAAGTGGCGGTGGCCGAGAAAGGATTATCCCTGGCGATGAAGGAACTGACCTTTGCGCGGGACCGGTTCGCTGCCGGACTCGCGACCAATATTGAAATTACGAACGCCCAGACCTCGGTGGCGCGCGCGCGTGACAATCTGATCGAAGCGCTGTTCCGCTTCAATGCGTCCCGCATCAATCTTGCGCGGGCGAAGGGCGAAATCGAGCAATTGTTCTGA
- a CDS encoding cupin domain-containing protein, whose amino-acid sequence MEVVNAREADLTENPHQVKASRLYDTEHAQVVHITLEPGESLKKHVTPVDVFFYVLEGRGIVEIGDDTKEVGPDMLIPSPARIPHRWSNRSDKPFRVLVVKVPRPTEATKLL is encoded by the coding sequence ATGGAAGTGGTCAACGCACGAGAGGCCGATCTCACGGAGAATCCTCATCAGGTCAAGGCGAGTCGGTTGTACGACACGGAGCATGCCCAGGTCGTTCATATCACGTTGGAACCGGGTGAATCGCTCAAGAAGCACGTGACACCCGTCGATGTCTTTTTCTATGTCCTGGAAGGACGAGGGATCGTCGAGATTGGAGACGACACGAAGGAAGTCGGGCCGGACATGCTCATTCCCAGCCCGGCTCGCATTCCGCACAGGTGGTCCAACCGGAGCGACAAGCCGTTTCGCGTGCTGGTGGTCAAGGTTCCGCGCCCGACCGAAGCCACGAAGTTGCTGTGA